DNA sequence from the Antarctobacter heliothermus genome:
GCACCATGGGCTTTCAAGGCCAGAACAAGGACCTGTTGGATGCGGATACCAACCTGAAATACGGGCTGAAGTATCTCAAAGGCGCCTACGTCGTCGCGGACGGGAACTGGGACAATTCTATCAAATGGTACGCGCGCGGTTACTACTATGAGGCCAAGCGCTTGGGCCTGCTGGTCGAGACCGGATTGCGACCGGGCTGAACCAGAGACGATTTTCCACGAAAAATCGGTTCACCCGGTTGGGGATTCGCGTTTAGGCTGCAGATATGCAGGATGAACCGGATCTAAACGCCGCCTACGGGCTGGAAACCCCCGACGACAATCGCAGGCTCTATGCGCAATGGGCTGCGACCTATGACGATGAATTTGCCGTGGACATGGATTACATGCTGCCGCTGCACGTCGCCGAGGCCTATGCCGCAGCGGGCGGGCAGGGGCCTGTGATCGACCTTGGCGCAGGCACTGGCCTGCTGGGGGCCGCGCTGCGCAGCTGCAGTGTCGGCCCGGTTGAGGCCACCGATCTTTCGCAGGACATGCTGGATGTGGCCGCAAGGAAGGGTCTGTATGATCGGCTGTTTACCGGCGACCTGCTGTCCCGGCTGCCAGTAGACGACGGGGCCTATGCGGGCGCGGTCAGTTCCGGCACCTTTACCCATGGGCATGTCGGCCCACAGGCCTTGGACGAGGTGCTGCGCGTCGTGCGGCCCGGCGGGATCGTGGCCCTGTCGATCAACGCGGA
Encoded proteins:
- a CDS encoding class I SAM-dependent DNA methyltransferase is translated as MQDEPDLNAAYGLETPDDNRRLYAQWAATYDDEFAVDMDYMLPLHVAEAYAAAGGQGPVIDLGAGTGLLGAALRSCSVGPVEATDLSQDMLDVAARKGLYDRLFTGDLLSRLPVDDGAYAGAVSSGTFTHGHVGPQALDEVLRVVRPGGIVALSINAEHWTAKGFAERFEALEDRIANLSLRTVRIYGPEASGPHSGDLSQVVTFTRV